The sequence TCTCATCCTTCACATACTTTTGGTGCCGCCGCTCGAAAGCAGCATCGCTCAGTTGTTCTAATTTACTTTTACTTGAACTGGGCTGCACTGGGACATCCTGCCACTTAGGAATCTCCAGACTAGGATTATCCGCCAAGAGCTCGTCGGCCTCTTCCAGGAAGAACTCGTTGTCACAGTGGAACTCCTGATCCTCCCACGTTCTCGTGGTGTACGGAAAGGTGGCGGTTCGGAATATGGACTTGGATTTTCCCGATCTCGCAGTTGCCTTGCTGTAAGTGTGGGGTGAACAATTGTTTAGGGGTTTTCTGGTCGTTGATGCGCTGCTGCTAACACTGCTATTGGACTGAGGTGTCAGAGGAGTGGCTATTTGTTCAGCTGCCTTGGATTTGGATTTTGACGCAGAAATTTCCGGTTCCATCGAGGATGTGAGCGTGGGCTGCGGCGTAGAGCCGGGCGTAGGTGTCGTCGACGGCGTTGGCGCTGGGGTTATTGTGGTAGAGGATACTGGTGCACTGGGTGGTGGATAGATTAGGTTTGTGACTGTTCTCTCCTTGATAGGCTTTTTAAGCGCAACTTGCGGCAGCTGACTCTGGCTAAGGAGCTCCTTTTTCAAATGTTCCTGCAGTTTGCGTTTAACTGTCTCCACGTGGTCTATGTCCTGATCTTGGTTCGGAGACTTTTCCGAAGTGATCCTTTTATCATTGACCAACGCTTGTTTCGAGATCTTTGTCTCGAGCCCCGGGTCTTGATCAGTGTTCTTGTGTTTTCGTGCATCGAACTGGGCGGATGAGCTATTCCTAATGCCAGAGAACATCTCATACTGCCTGATCTTAACCTGCAAACGCTGCTTTTTCACGGGATCAGTTTGTGTCTTGGTGGACTGATGGTTGGCTATACTTTTTTGAGCAGGAGAAGCTTTTGTGTCAGCGGTGTTGGCCTTGGGCAACTTAGTTTCCCTAACAGATGGACTTGGAACAGCAGCTACCTTGGGTGCTACCGCTTTTAACAGCTGCTTGGGTGCATCCTCCGGTTGCATTTTAAGGACTTCTTTCTGCTCCTCGCGTACCTCTTTCTGCTGTTCCACGCGAGCATCCTCTTGACGATCCTGTCGCTTATGCTCCTTGGGTGGATCGTGCGGTTTTAGCTCCGCCTTGGGAACTTCCTGCAGCTTTTTTATTGCTTTCAGTTCTTCTGTGGCTCCATCCTGATGCTCCTCCTGCTCCTTACGTATTTCCGCCACCTTCTTGCCCTTTTCCATCTCCTCCGCCGCTTCCCGCAGGAGAAGCAGGGCTTTCAATGCAGTTCCTGCAATCTTTTCTTCCTCGATTCTCTTTTTTTCTGAGACGATCTTGACGTTGTCCACCTCCATTTGGTCACTGGTCTCTAGTTCCTGATCCAGTTGTTTTTGATCGTTCTCCAGTTGCAGCAGCTTTTCAGCCTTCCAGTCCTGATGCTCCTCCTTCCTAACCTCCGCATGTGGCAGAGACTTCGGCAAATGATTGGGGGTTGAGTGTGCCGAAGGCGCCAAGGCCTTCTCCTCCGTCGTGTCCAACTCCATAGAGCTTATCTGCAAGATTAGGGGTTTGCTTGACATATTCTTATGATTGATGAATCTCATCAAACTCACCTGATTCTGCCAGAGATCGTCCTCAGTTCGAAAGTGTGCATCTGAATTAGTGTCCAACGATTGAGTATCCTCGTCGTCTTCATCGTCCTCCTCACTATCTTCCTCTTCATCCGAGTTCTCCtgatcttcttcttcttcatcGTCTTCCTCCATATGGCCGTTAGCATCTACAGTTTGTACATGCTCTTCCAATACCACCATCTCCTCGGTAACCACCTCCATTTCAATGGATTCCAAAGCATCGTGGAAAATATCGCCCCCAACAACTTCTTCAGT is a genomic window of Drosophila suzukii chromosome 2L, CBGP_Dsuzu_IsoJpt1.0, whole genome shotgun sequence containing:
- the msl-1 gene encoding protein male-specific lethal-1, producing MDKRFKWPLKQRAIYSDAPYHHNPSRGYQRHLHGGHPNQPQHPHQHPGKSYARQQYGYSHGGGACYRKPMPPPPPPVAQPQMGGGAMAPPSSGGSVGAGADMVTLIVENNNLKRMIVLHLKLMQEQTDSLAVKDKELDDQSARMGAVLAQNQELKQAVAKLEAANEDLRKQLRRKNQRRNDDDDDDDDHSLPPAAPQQRPIRCHAETQTVIREREQCTQTIDVQPQLAEVQPRSLHVEEVPAVTHHAGVVTNLPSSKRSESKGRGEFNGKKVSTFILQRMNQDSKHHIQEHSDQPEEQAMQTQEEQLQQEDDHLREEVQLPGEDDHLREEVQLPGEEDHLREEVHLPEDDDHLQMQEVQTEEVVGGDIFHDALESIEMEVVTEEMVVLEEHVQTVDANGHMEEDDEEEEDQENSDEEEDSEEDDEDDEDTQSLDTNSDAHFRTEDDLWQNQISSMELDTTEEKALAPSAHSTPNHLPKSLPHAEVRKEEHQDWKAEKLLQLENDQKQLDQELETSDQMEVDNVKIVSEKKRIEEEKIAGTALKALLLLREAAEEMEKGKKVAEIRKEQEEHQDGATEELKAIKKLQEVPKAELKPHDPPKEHKRQDRQEDARVEQQKEVREEQKEVLKMQPEDAPKQLLKAVAPKVAAVPSPSVRETKLPKANTADTKASPAQKSIANHQSTKTQTDPVKKQRLQVKIRQYEMFSGIRNSSSAQFDARKHKNTDQDPGLETKISKQALVNDKRITSEKSPNQDQDIDHVETVKRKLQEHLKKELLSQSQLPQVALKKPIKERTVTNLIYPPPSAPVSSTTITPAPTPSTTPTPGSTPQPTLTSSMEPEISASKSKSKAAEQIATPLTPQSNSSVSSSASTTRKPLNNCSPHTYSKATARSGKSKSIFRTATFPYTTRTWEDQEFHCDNEFFLEEADELLADNPSLEIPKWQDVPVQPSSSKSKLEQLSDAAFERRHQKYVKDEIDRKCRDARYMKEQIRLEGLRMRRNQDEVLVALDPLPTSTFYPLPEDIEGIQFVNEVTVQAFGENMVNMEARDDFGVAWVDAVEAPTSIARSKAMAEPVATLASKKLPTTAAEARHQENHSSYVFPKRRKRQKNR